The sequence below is a genomic window from Pleuronectes platessa chromosome 13, fPlePla1.1, whole genome shotgun sequence.
TATCTGTCTACCTGATAAGACCGGCGTCCACCAAAGAGACTGGATGGACAAATAAGGTGTTAGTGTCAAAACAGTGTCACAGCACAGTTTGAGTCCCCATTACTTAACTGAATAAGTGTTTGatgacccccccacacacacacagtcggacGTTTCTGTCATCAGCTGTTATTCTCTCACAGCCTGTATCGTTGGATGTTCCTAATTATCTTCAGCTTTACTGAAAAAGCTGTAATTTGGTCGCTCCCAAAAAAACAGGGTTGTTTTGATGTACAATCGCCTTATGTTCCAAAGTCAATATTGACAGCAGACCTCGTGAACCTGGATCTACGCACGTTGAGCGGGGGTCACCCTGCGTTAACAGCGGCTTTGTCCAAAATATTTTAGATCTGCAGCCGCTGTCAATCATTAACTCCCCTGGAGGCCAGATGTCCACATAAATACTGCTGGTTCAGAGAAATCACTTTAGAAGGAAAACTACAgtcacacagagcagctgagaAGAAAGAAGATAGTTAATCCTGCGACCGAAGATGCCTGGATTGTATGAGAAGCTGACGTTTGTGGCAGGAGTGGCCCTGGCGCTCCTGGCCCTGGCGAGGTCTTCCCCAGTAGTGGGCCCGGAGCCAATCCGCTGTGCCgcctgcacgcaggagaagctGAGCGACTGTCCCGCCATCCCGGCAGGCTGCAGCCAGGTGCTGAGGGAGCCGGGCTGCGGCTGCTGCATGGCCTGCGCCCTGGAGAAAGGGGCGTCCTGTGGGGTTCACACGGCTCACTGTGGCGTGGGCCTGCGCTGCACTCCCAGGCTCGGTGAGGCCAGACCCCTCCACGCTCTGACCAGGGGCCAGGGCCTCTGCACTGAGGACATTGGTCAAGGTAATACAGTTTTCACTGTTTCTGCATGATACACATATTATCCAAGGAGatgtaaagaaaaatattttaaaaaccatGGTAGAAAATATTCTCAAATATCTATTGTACTTGTGCAGAGTACACGGAAGGAGACCAGGGCTCCCTGCATTACCTGTTGGGTCTCAACCTTCCCTTCGACCAGCAAGACCCTGCTGAGGGCCAAGAGAGCATCAAGGCCAAGGTCAACGCCATCCGCAACAAACTGGTGCATCAGGTGATGAGAGACCACATGAGGATTCAAATATTTATACCTTCCATCCAGAAGAGGGAGCAATTGATTTTGAGGGAATTATATATTCATTAACTCTCTCCcttatctttttctttgttcAGGGACCCTGTCACGTTGAACTCGACGCGGCGCTGGAAATGATCGCCAGCTCTCAGCAGACGCTCGGAGAGAGGTTCACCACCTTCTACCTCCCCAACTGTGACAAGCACGGCTACTACAAGGCCAAGCAGGTGAGGAACTGGAGCTTTTCACAAATCAAATCCAGAGATGTATCTGAAGCTACCAGGTGATTTGTTCGCGGGGTTTCTcactcctctgttcctcctgcagTGCGACTCGTCTCTGGTTGGACCTCCCGCTCGCTGCTGGTGCGTCTCCTCCTGGAACGGGAAGAAGATCCCGGGCTCCAATGACCTGCTCGGTGAAGCAGAGTGTCATCAGGAAGTCACGCTCTGAAGGGATTGAAATCTCCACACGCACCCAGATGCATACAGACAGAAGTCATTTAATATCTGCATGCAGCCACCTGGAGAACTGACTTCATTTGATTTACAAGATGCCTGCATCAAAACTTATTTATTCCCTACTTGTATATTCCTCTTTGTCTTatctatttttatgtttttttttaatatgtttgcctgtttgttgttttttccagttGTAAATAAGGCAACACTGTATACATTTGAGTTTCTGACTAAATAACTCCATTGCTCAAAACCACAGGTCCCCAGCTGTGCCAAGAGGTTTCAggatcagttttcttttttcattcattcaaaaacCATAGAGCCGTTCATTCATTCAACGTGTTGACATTGTCTGAATGTATCTCCGTTGGCGTTTCCTCAATGGGTATCAGTGGGATACTTAAAGTGCTGTAAGCATGTGTGCACAGTGGTCAAGCACAAACATTTACGCATTTGTCTACCTCTACTGGTCTCGACAGGTTCAGC
It includes:
- the LOC128455054 gene encoding insulin-like growth factor-binding protein 1 produces the protein MPGLYEKLTFVAGVALALLALARSSPVVGPEPIRCAACTQEKLSDCPAIPAGCSQVLREPGCGCCMACALEKGASCGVHTAHCGVGLRCTPRLGEARPLHALTRGQGLCTEDIGQEYTEGDQGSLHYLLGLNLPFDQQDPAEGQESIKAKVNAIRNKLVHQGPCHVELDAALEMIASSQQTLGERFTTFYLPNCDKHGYYKAKQCDSSLVGPPARCWCVSSWNGKKIPGSNDLLGEAECHQEVTL